The DNA window CTGTTGGcttaaagactaaatcttatgTACAGAAATGACCCCACATGTTCATCATAATAATTCTGTGTCTCTAATGATCTGCTGGGCCGACCCCTCGAAAACAGGCAAACCTTCATGGAAACGCCCTCTTCACTCTGGTCCACAGCCCGCTTCCTCCCAGCTGTTGTCATGTAAGGAGGTCCCCCACTGCtgctcggaggaggaggcggggggggggggggatgtctaaACATAGTTCTTTCTAAAAGGTCGTGTCCCTTACATGTCCCCTGGCCCAACACACATTCTTGTTGCTCTCCTACTACTTTGAATAAAAAGTGGGTGATCTCCCGGTTCTTAAGGTGGTGGGTGTAAAATATCTCTCAAAATAATTTAGAGTACAGTATCATAAATAAAAGTCTGAAAACACGAGGACCAGGTCACCCtgatccccctccccccgggtcctgactctgtggtctgtGGGAGAACGAGAGGGTGGGGGCTTTGGGGGGTGTGGAGGAGCacaggaaggtggggggggtggagccgCCGTGCTACCTGCTCAGCGTTGAGGTGCCGGCGCGCAGCGTGCCGGGCAGCCGGTCCAACCCGGGGATCTTCCAGGGCCCCGGGGACACCGTGGCCTTCCTGCCGGCCGCGCCGCTCTTGCCGGGCAGGCCGGGCCGGCTCtcccccgggcccccccccacctcctgctccCTGGGCCTGGTCCTGCTCAGCTCTGagtccccctgctgctgctgctgggtgcCGAGGACGCCGTTCCCGTTGGTGTGCGCGAGCTTGGAGCTGCCGGGGGGTTCGGCGTTTTCTCTGTGGCCCCCGGTGTTCCTCTCCTGGGACCTCCCCCTGGTGCTCCTGGGAGGCTTGGGCTCCCCGCTCGGCCCCTCCCTGCCCACTTCCCGCTCAGCAGGGGGCTGGACCCTGCGTCCAACGCGGGTGGACCTGCCACCCTCCTTCTTGGCCGAAGCCGCTCTCGGCGGCTCGGCCCTCCGGGGGCTCTTGGAACGCTCCGTCCCGCCCTCTCGTGCCACCGGGTCTCTGGGGAAGTCCGCGGGCGGCAGGCGGGGCGGGTCGGGGGCCGGGTGAGATGAGGGCGGTGGCATGGAGAGGCTGTCGATGGGAGGGGCTACTTCCGACAGGCCTGCTGGGGAGGCTGAGGGGCGAGCATCCCAAGGGGCGGCATTATCTggagcgcgcgcgcacacacacacacacacacacacacacagggtcaatTTGAAAGCCAAACACAGCGTGTACTTAAAGGCTAGCGCGCATGCCACTGCACAACCAAACACTggatcaaaacaaacacaataaacacagcGACCGCTCCGGTTCTACCACCTCAAAGCTCTAAAGCACATTCAGGCCCTCCGCCGCCACCCCCGTCGCCTCTCCAAAGCCACGGGCATTCCAAATAAAATATCGATTTAAGGGATTTAACGAAACGGGTGATGTGCGCAACAGGGCGGTGCTACAGCGAGAAGcaaaagctctctctctctctctctctctctctctttctcccccccccccttaagccAGAAGAAGAAGTCCTGCTCCTGCACAGCTCTCCACTCTCACGGACCGTTAGCTTCCGTTTCTGCACCGGTGGGTCTCGGTCCCTCGGCCATCACTCATCCTTTGGCGCAGTGGCGAGCTGCACCGGGGCCCGCGGGACCCAATTATGAGCCGACTCGCCATGCGGCGGCCCGGGGGCTCTTTACACCCGCCactgagaggcagagacagagaggagctcTTTCTTCCAAACATTTGAAGATTGTCTTTTTAAACCTAAAAAAAGGCCCGTTGGGTTTGAACGgacctgatggggggggggggggggggtgcaataATCTCATAGAATGAGATATCTCATTCTCTCATAGAATGAGATTATTGTCACTCTGAAGATTAAAGATGTTAAAGTCAATTTACAAATCATAGAACGAACCAAACTATTTGGAAGGACCTGTGAAAATGTTACTATATTCATAGATGTAAAAAAATCTGGGTTTAGGTTTGAGAAACTATGTTTTTGGGAGTGAGATTGCTTTGGAAAGCGGTCGTTTTCCTGGAGGAGGTTTGACCAAAGATCAAAGGAACTAAAGGAAcaaaaggcgggggggggacgtttcGAATGAACCTACAGCTCGAAATCAAACAGacctttttttagaaaaaaagcattagaGACAAAACCCGAGAGCCCGACTTCTCCTCTGATCGTACGTGTCATTTATTATGGGATGTCATCTTTTAGTTTGCCGGACGGTCACTTTGATGTAAGTAACAAAAGACTCCTACGATGTTCTGACTCTCTCCGGGCCTTTCCATGGGTTCCGCGCCGCACACCGGACGCcaaacagacgcacaaacagacgcacaaaacgccacacacaggcagacgCACCATCGGGTCCATGCCGCATGCCGACGGACCCTCCAACGCCTCGGCTTTAGCGCTAATGCTTTAAATGGCCAGATGAATCGCTAAAGACCATTTGCTACAGAGTGATGAAAggacgatgccccccccccttctcccgccttcccaccccccccccccggaggagcgCGTCTTGTTCTGGCCGACCGCGGAgacatcaaaccccccccccccgaccagaaGAAAAAGGGCCAAACACCTTCACACTCTATTTAATGTGTGAGAGCtagaaggggaagggggggggggggggggggattttgcaGACCGTGCAGAGCGACCGAGGTCTCAAAGTTACGTTGTTTTGGGTGCATCCGCAAATacaggggtggggagggggtgggggggggtcacaacaaaacaacacacacaaaaacacagcacaggAAGCCAGGTGTTAcgtgaagaagagaagaagcatTCGTATGATCACAAACCGTGTCTTTAGAGGGGCCCATGAGGAAGAAATAGGGGGAGCCATGCTTGTCACTTTTCATGCACATGGAGAGACTGGAAGATACCGTTCCTATAGAAGGGGAAGTAACAACCTAGACCAATCAATTAGTGATAGGTCACTGCAATGGACAGAAGATAAACTAATGTTAGTCCAGGAAGAAGAGACATGTGATCAGTTATATAACAGCAGTGAAACAGAAGATTTTGAACATGACGCATGCTGGAACCGTGTTATCATCAAGAGAAGAGTTAAAAGTGAGGAAGGcgagggcagcgggggggggggggggggggggcggcgcttaCCGTACTCCGGGACCAGCCCCGTCCCCCTCTTCAGCAGGAGACGGACGCGCCGGCCTCCCGACTTGATCAGCTCGATGGCGCGGCCGTGCGTCATGTTCTGGGTGCTCTGCCCGTTGATCTCGATGATCTGGTCCCCGACCTGGAGGTCAAGGAGCAAAAGGTCGGGCTGAGACAAAGTTGGGcgcaaaaaggacaaaaaggagaaggaacTGTGACTCAAGGAGAAGCCGAGTAAACAGGGCcgggccgggggggagggggggggggggaagaaacgaATGGAGCGCGCCCGGCAGCGTCTCACATCTGGAAGGCCATGATTGTGTCGGAAAACAGGATTCACGGGTCAGCTGTCGAAATCCTCACGGTGAACCGAACCGGTTGAGTCCGGTTTGCATTGGTTCTAATATGGAGGGAGCGATGACGCTGCAAATGACGCCGCCGTCACTGAACATCAACCAGCATTTATTCCGTAACGGAACGACAGTGATTTACGAGGATATTTATGAGGACAGGACTATGGATccataacacccccccccccccccataataaGCTTCCCCGGCCCAGAACCGCTGTCACTTATGATTCACGTCGGCAGAAACGTCGACAACGCGTTAGCACACCGACAGCCCGCAGCTAATGTGTAATATTaactggaccccccccctcccctcccctcccctccactctTGCTCCTCTGACTGtcgaagggggggagggggggggggttcacagagAGCGGGACGGCGGCCAATTACGCTAACAAATGGAGGAGTCCCGCGGTAATGGCAGGGGTAATTTAAAAATTGggaggtggtgaggggggggggggtcagtaggtgcctgctgcaggagaggtGGAAGGTTTAATACTTTATTCCCCTGCCTCCCTTTCAGCGGCGTGAGCTCCATTCTCACCCTGCGGTGCGGGGCGAGCTGAGGTGGAACGCGCGAGTCGCCCCTTTTGTCCGCGGCTCAGAGCCCAAAGAGGTGATTAAATGGGCCCCCAATGATTATTCCTAATTACCCAACACTTCACACAATTTCCATAAATGCCTCTCAactgccacaaaaaaaagaaaaaaaaagaacgcatGATGGAATGTATTAGTGCTCCTTGCGGATTAGTTCGGTGAGCAGCAGGATCAAAgtggatccttttttttcttaaagacgCGACAAAGTGCCTGTTGATGGCTTGGATTCGAGGACGTGAGGGGGAGAGATTTCGGATGCTgcaccttcaaaaaaaaaaaaaaaaaggtgtcagaGAGCGGCTCAAATCTCCCGTTCGTTCAGAGGTAAATGCAGACGGATTTCTCTCTGCAGTGTGTTGTTCCAAAGTGGTCTGTGCACCCTCTGAGATCTATCCGACGCCGCGTTCATTTCAATATCCCACCAGCCGAGTGACCGTCTGGCGGTTCATTCGAGACCGATCGGactcagcggggggggagggggggggctcgtacGCGGAGCTGCTTTATGCTTCTGCACTTCTTCCTCCGCAGACTCTACCAGACACCTGTGGTTTTAGTGAAAAGgcgtgaagaaaaaaagaaagattctGCTTAAAGGACTTTTACTCGTTCACTTGTATTATTTACATGAATTGCACTCGTACTTCTACAAGGAAAACATCCAAATATTTCTTCCACCCTGGCAGCTTTAAGTACGTGGAGATCGAGAGGAGATTCCTCCTCCTTTACCACCTGTCGAAagtagtgcccccccccctctctctgaggCATTTTACACACATTATCTCTCACAGCTTCATTGCATAGAGAGGATTTAGAGCAGGCCGACGCCAACAGCTCCTCGCATGAATAGGacatgaaagaaagagagagagacagattcaTTGTCGGACAGAGAAAAGCTGAGCGGATGAGGAGAAAATTCAAAAGGCGGCGTCGAGGGATTTATTACATCTTTATAAACTCAGAAAATATGAGCTTTCTCCGAGCCAACGGTACAGTTGGCCCACTTCAGTGTCTtgtctatctctctctttctaaatATCACCCGTTACTGAGTGCAAAGGACACATGTGCTTTAGGGAGTtggcaggagagaaaaaaaaagcatctctctctctctctctctctctccgttctttcttttttttttttttctttatcgcctttgaaaaaaagttgCTGCCGCAGCTTCGATAGCGTCAGCCAATCACGGCGAGCGTCCGCCGTGTAATCCGAGAGGACGAGGGGAGGCGCCTAATCCGTCCCGATCTGATCCGTTCCCGGGACGCGACGTCACCCAAACGTACCCTCATCCTCCCGTTGCGGAGGGCCGGCCCGTCCTCGGCCAGCCGGAGGACGAACAGGTCCATCTTGTACTCCCGGCCGCCGCGGATGCTGAAGCCGAAGCCCTTGGCGCTTTTCTCCAGCTCCACGGTGAAGAAGTCAAAGTCCTGCGTCAGCTGAGACGAGCGGGGATCCGGCGCCATCAGAGTGGTGGCGATCTGAAATGACGAGCACGAGGGGTTCAACGAagcgcgacccccccccccccccagaactgCATCATTGTTTACAGCGTGCACTCACTCCAACTTATGTGATATTAGCCGTGAATGCTGCTCAAAGGGTAAGGTTTACAACATTAAAGTGTCCTTCGCTGCGctctttgacacaaacaagcggcAGTGAGTCATGCTGCAACAGGTGCAGCTTTATCTTCCACTCGCAGGTTAGAATTCTTTACTTCTGGCTGGAAAATGATGTATTATAAAGAATACAATAGAATTGAGTGGAAAATGTCAGCTACAGTACAGAATGGAGGTAATGAAGATACACCAAAATAATATATAGAATATGCACAAATAGTAGCAGAAGAGgaaaccttttctctctttccgtTCAATTGTCATGTTTATTTACTTATaccttactttaaaaaaaaaagtgttttcttttgataACAATcaatttagaatgttttaaaggTCATTCAGCTTCATAATGGAGGGATTTCTGGCAAATGGAAATAATGACTCATCTTTAAACGTGGCCATTGTTTATTGAAGCTTTTTGGTAAGAATTTTTTACTTAAAAGAACATTGTGTCTGAAAATAATCCCTCTTTGTCATAAACCTCActacaataatgaaaatcatTTGTTCACACTTATTCCTatatgtgtttttatattttttatgtttcattgTGCACGGAGGCCTGCTCTTAAACGCAGATATTTCTGTCTGACTTTGACGTAATATTCTCTTTTGCGTACTTGGACCGGCGGCATGCGGTAATCCGGCAGCGTGAACTGCCTGGTGTCGGCGGCGAGCTGCCTGTAGTCGAGCAGCGGCGGGTGCCTGTAGTCCAACGTGGGCGGCTGGCGGTAGTCTGCCACGGGGGGGTGCCGGTAATCCACCGGCGGCTGGCGGTAATCCGTGAACGGCGGCTGGCGGATGTCCGGTTTGACGTCCTGCCTCGCCTTCACCTCTGACCTGTAACTACCAAACCGATGGGGATGAGGGTCGAGAGCGGCGAgggtcccgccccccccccccgcccatcaGCCGCCTCGCGCCTTGTGCCTTCTCATTTTTTTACGCGGCCTTCAAAAGTGACAAACACAAGACTTCAGTGGGGAGCCCCCCCAGCCCGTAAAACGGTTATGGCGAAAAAGTCCTCTCAGGGGCGGCGACGGCGAGCAGCGCGGCGAGCAGAGGCCGGATGGAGCGGCGTTGGCGACGTTGGAACCCTGCAGCTCTCAGTAAAATATTCAACGAATCTCTATCAAGACGAAATTTATGTGAATAATTTAGCAGTCCGTACGAGTTAAGTGATGTTATACAACAAGCAGGGAGTTAGAGATGAAccagggggatggggggggggggggatagagtATGACAGTAGATacagaaggaggaggcggggcttcggGCTTCTCTCAGAGGACCCTCCGGGTTACCTGCTCTCGTGGCTGTGGGTCGGGGGCGGGGCGGCGGGCGGCTGGGTCGCCGGGCTCTGGTGGGTCGGCGGGCCGGGCCGGTCGGGGTCCGTGGCCAGCGGGCCGGGctgcgaggcggcggcggcgcccggCTGGGTCTTCGGACTGTGCTGCTGGGCCAGGGGGCTCTGCTTCTCCGAGGTGGGGGCCGACGGGGGGTTACTGATCTCTGGGAGTCACAAAGAGGGGGGGACAGAGtcaaacaatgatttattaaacaTCAGTTTAGATGCTCAAAGCGTCCtcttgatgttcatttagtaaagtgCGGTTCATTTATAGTCAAATAGAACATAAAGCAGAGTGaactttagggcggggctaccttgtgattgacaggtctctccACTTAAACCCTTCCACAGGGGTGTGATGTTTTCAtctcatgaaaaataaaatatggttTTGTTGTACTCCACTTATTACATGTCTTCATAATTATCATTTCATGAAGCTGATGTTAACATTTTCCAATTCAAACAGTATAAGTCTGGTACTAAACTTCCTTTAAACTGCAAACATCTCCTTAGCTGCTAAACGCCCCGCTATGTTCACCAGATAGCCGCTCATTGTCAGTCAGCACTTTGGTACCGAGTAGGTAGAGTACAGTGGAAACTCTTTTCAGCATTTCTGCGGGAACAGCTGCCTGTTGGAGATGAAAAGGACGCTAGGAGacgggtgagagagagaaaaaaaaaaagagtaaagctGCAAGAGGAGCCCTAAACTCAACATTAAGCCCCATGGAGCCGCTGCAGATTGGCTGATAATCCTCCGTGTGTTCATCAAAAGTGTAAATCTCACTACTCACATGCACAATACTAACAAAACAGAAGCTCCCTCCACTCCCACCGACGGACAAAAACTCCACAGGGTTGTCTTTAATAAGTGTTATAATTCTGTgcaaagaggagagggggaaacaGGAAAGTAGAAGCAAACCAGCCGTTATTATCAGTAACTACTTGCACACTTGCTAATGCAAACTAAAAGCTGATTTCCAGACAGTTATTTGTTCAAAGCGGTCTAAAGAGCCGTGAGCTTGATTTCAGCATTGGAATCCCTCGGCAACCTTTTCGTCGCCGAGTCGTCGCAGAGTCATCATTTCGCAGTGATGTCACGTCAGTTAAACCGCCGAGGAGGGACCTCGCAGAGAGGAGCGCCGCTCACGGGGCGCCGCGCCGCTGGCTAAATCTGAAAAACTGACGGTACGACTTCGATTCAACGGAGCAAGTTCAACTACTCCCAAGCATCACCGTCTCAGCTAAAGCGCCGCAGGGGTCCATCacgcctccgtgtgtgtgtgtgtgtgtgtgtgagacggcgTGTTCCGCTCACCTTCCTGCGGTACGATCCTCAGGGTGACGCCGAGGCCGGTGTCCTTGATGAGCTTGACGATGTCGGTGTGCGGCATGCTGACGATGGACTGGCCGTTCACCGCCAGGATGCGGTCGCCCACCTTCAGCCTGCcgcagcggtcggccgggctgCCCTCGATGATGCGGCCGATCTTGTGCGGCACGGCTGTGGGGAGGGAAGGGTTGGCGTCCCGCATGtacatatatacgtatatgCGACCCGTACAGCCCACGCGACTCACCGTTGGCGGCGGCCGCCTCGGGCCTGTTGAGCGAGCTGATGATCACGAAGCCGAAGCCTTCGCTCTCCTTTCGGTTGATGATGACGTCGCTGGGTTGCGTGTCGGCGGCGGGCGCCCGGTccggagcggcggcggcgttgcCCGTGGGCGCCTGGGCGGAGCCGGTGCTGTTGGCGTACGTGAAGTCGCTGCGCGGGGAGCTGTGCTGCGTGGAGACGGCGCCCGGGCTGCGTCCGTTCTCCGGGCACGgctcccctggggggggggggggggggggggaagagcagtTACACATCAAGTATTTCAGCAATATACGGAGAATATTTGgagctaaaaaaagaacaacaatgtGAAAATACTCTTATGAGAACAAGTCATACAATCAATATGGTACCTAAGAAAAAGCACAGCAGTGTTTTTAATACAAAGTAAGTTTGTAAAGGAGTTATTCGTATTCATTAGATAAAACTGAACTGGAGAAGCGACTGGAGGCGGATCCGGAAACAACTTTTAAGGCAGTTAGTTCAGTGTCTTGGTTCCAAAGCTCAGGTTCGAGGCTCCACAAAGGGGTCACAAGAGCAGCAGGGACGTCACATGATTAATGGGCGGGACTAAAACTAAGCAATCAGCAGTCATACTTTTAACATCTTTGTTCCCTCAGAACGGtacttaaatgaaaaaacactgcTTTGCTCTTTGACAGTATTTTGTACTtcatgaaatatataaatatcttaATCTTCCCTTTTAACAGCCTGTCAATCACGTTGAGTTGCTATTTTTAAATGACGGCTCATATAAGATTTTTCGACACTGTAAAATTATCACGAAGACACACAATGGGCTTTGGAGCAATCTAAGGATGATTCTGCATGTGCAAAAACCAATTAATTTGAGTCTGCTCCTCCCGATGTGTCTTCCTTGTGAAGAATCAGCAAACAGAAGAACAGAAGCAGCTGTCACGACGGGGTGGAACGAATCCCGTTGCACCACCCGTCCTGGCAGGCGGAGCAATCAAaaccctccgccgccgccgctgtcgTGTGATGGCTCACGAGAAGCAGCGCGGCCCCCGGCTTTTCTCGACCACGTCGCGAAATGGATAAAAGAAAACGGTACAcgcgtagccccccccccccccctccactctttCCCCTCACGCCAACGAGGACCCAAATAGCTGTTTTAGAGGGGTGAAAATGGAATAAATTGCGGTAAAAGCCGGCGCAGGCGGACGTGTGGACAGGCGGGGCAGAGAGTCGGAGTCTTGTCACCTCGCGAAGCGCCTCGCGGGACTCGGACAATTGGGGTGGAAGTAAGGGCCGCAGAAGAGGCCACAGGCACGAGTCACACAGGAGCCTTCGGTGGGAAGGAATCGACAGAGAAGGAGGAACGGAGTGGGAAGAAGTCGATTGGtgagaagagtgtgtgtgtgtgtgtgtgtggggggggggggggaacaggggaGACTGGAGTTCACATGAAGAAGAAGGTGCCAAACCGAGCATCCTGAAAGGAGGACCAGAGAGTGAGAacgaggggggggttggggcgttgttgttttttttcggggAGGCTCGGGTGTAATTACTCACAGAGATTAGCTCTTTTCTGAGTGGTTAAATGCTGATTTCCTGAATCATTACAGGGAGAAATGGTGACACTGAACAGGGAagcagaggaaggaagagaggagCTCAATGAAAGAGCAAGTCTCGTGCGTCATGGGGGGGCTGGCTCACCTGCTGCCTGCAGCCTCCTCCTGACGACCAGGTTCACCTGGCCGTTACGCGCCGCCCCGTGCATCAAGTCGATGACGTAGCGGTGAGGCTTGCCCACCACCGGGATCCCGTCCACAAACAGCAGCTCGTCACCGGGCCGCAGGCGCCCGTCCAGGTCCGCCGGACTCTTCTCGATGATCGCCCCGATCAGTATCTGTTGTTACACGCAGACGGTTACGTGCGGCTCTGGGAATCGGACCTGCGGGCCCGCCAGGGTGTCGCATGCGGTGGGGTGTCAAGCCGTTACTCAAAGTACTGTTTACTTTAACACACAGCAAAAGACATCAGGGCAGCCAGAGCCAGCACTCTCtcagggggtcagaggtcaggggttaggtgtacacagtgtgtgtgtgtgtgtgtgtagagaggaGAAAATGACAGGGTTCCACGCCCATCGCCATACGAGCCTTCTCACGCGCCTCCGGACTCACAGGCTGACCCGCCTCGTCGCCGCCCAGCACCCGGAAACCGAAGCCGGACTTGTGCCTGCGCAGGTGCACCTCCATGTCCTGGTAGTCCGCTCCTGGGGGCAACAAGACCACAGGTTCTTTACCAGTGTCACTGTAGAGgtgaggttttattttattttttatttttttacctgagCAGTCCACGGGATAAACGGTCCTCGGTTGGCCAGgttctagaagaaaaaaaaaaagatgtggaaagcaccaaataaacaaaaaaaagacacggctattgttcacacacacacacacacacacacaaacgctggAAGCAGGCGGGAAGGCTCTGCCTCAGCACTAATGTCCTCGCCGAATTTCGGCGTCATCCATAAAAGTCAGGAAGTGCTTACGGCGTGTAACGCAGCCATCTCTTATTTACAGAGCGAGGCGGGACGCGAGCGCCGATCCGCAATCAGGGGCTTCACACGCCGCCAGCGACCTGCGGAGGATGAACTCGATCGAACTCAAAGTGTAAGCGCTTTAATCACGGCCGGGGCGCTCCGCCGgggcacagcgggggggggggacgacgcgGGAGTGACACAGCCGTTTCCACGGAAACCACGCGCACCGTTTCTTAGAGAGCGAGCTGCTTCTGCAGCGGAGCAGCGAGGCGAACGCCTCGAGTCACCTCGCCAATGGCTTTCACACCAACTGTTATTAAAAAGGCAACAGAAATACGATGCAGACGGATTATTCTCCCTTCATGGCCCATTTAAAAGCAGTTCTGAGCCCAAATCATCTTTTTAATCACCATCAGTTTGCTCCATTGTCAACGTTTGTAGATGTTTTAATATTCCATTTCCTTCTCTTTGCTCTGTGTGAGCTGAGCCTTAAATCCAACCTGTGCACATAAAGGCTGACAGTCAtctgtcaaagggaaatgaaccTACAGTAGCACAGTGCTCCACCCAGGAGGCCCCCAGGTTGTGGAAAAGGGCCCCCGGCCCGCTTCACCCGCAGCGGCGAGAGGGTGCAAAATGGAGCGTCCCTAAAAATCTGCCTGTTCCTATTCGCTGCTCAGCCTCAGCAGGCCAAAACCCGTGACCCTGATCCCTGTACATCGCGGGAGATGATGACGAGATACGAGAGCGAGCGACCCGAGAGACGGGGAGTTTGAAAAGGAGACCTTCTGACAGCCACGTCCTCCCTTGGATAACAGGTGCATGAAAACCAGTGCGGGACACTTTCACTCTTCGGTGTCAGCCATGGCCACCTCGAAAGGGAACTACAGCGAAGCCCGCCTCTACCTCAGATCGCTTCAGCAACCCTCAATGCACCATATATACAAGTTTATATGAGAGTTCTTTATGGTGCGTCATGATGACACCCTAACAAAGAAACGACTTTCCCCACATTTTACAACTCTAGAGTAATAACGGTGGCTACAGAATTATGCCCTAAAGAAATCAGCTGACGTATGGCGTGTTTATTCATGGGGCACATCTCCATTTACGATGCAAGCTGGCAGGACGTCGACACGCCTGCATgtaaagagccccccccccctcagtcagTAAAGAGACAGAGCTCAGAAGAGGAACGAGTAGCCGCatatttgcactttttttttttttgcgaagCTTCAAAAGCGAACAACAAAGAATCCGCGACTGAGAGAAGAGAAATTGCAGCCTCCACTTGAGGTCagcgccagagagagagaggacggttTGTCCCAATGCTGCACCCGCAGCGTCGGCTCCGGTACTTACGCCTACTCTCATAGATAGCCCTGGACTTCTCATAAAGGTCAAAGGGGTCTGGTTTGGCCGAGGCCTCGGAGGCCCAGTGAAGATGGCGTGCTGGGAAGGGGGCGTTGTGGGGGATAACTGGGGCTGACGGGCTGGTCTGCTGGGACTCCCactgctccagcacctgcaAAGCACAGCAGCGGCATGATGGGTCAATACTTCCTCCCCCAACACCTCCTCCGCTGGTGACAATCGATTTCTTTTTTGCTCTGTGACCGTGACAAACTCGAGCAGACTTCTGACCGCTCGCTAATCCCCGCCAAGCTCTCTGCGGTTGGAGATGATGATGGCGGCAGATttatcactcacacacaaatgatcattttgtgcAGTTTGTGAGGCGAGGACTCTTCCTCGTGGATTTTTTCGGCCGAAGCGAACTTTGTTAAGCTACTGCTTAAATGACCTAGTTTGTTAATAAAGTTCATGAAATGTTCGGGAATGTTTtaagattatttttaaaaaggaaaagcctTTTAAGAGGGACTTTAATATGCACAAGGCATGATAAACATCTGAATAATTTAAGCTGCTTAAAAATCCCAAAGCACCATCTGCTGATGATCTGGAAAAGATGGGTac is part of the Pungitius pungitius chromosome 2, fPunPun2.1, whole genome shotgun sequence genome and encodes:
- the magi2a gene encoding membrane-associated guanylate kinase, WW and PDZ domain-containing protein 2a, whose translation is MQSQGLSSLPLPTIYREKPLFTRDPTQLKGSFLSTALQKSNMGFGFTIIGGDEPDEFLQVKSVIPDGPAAADGKMATGDVIVYINDVCVLGTTHADVVKLFQSVPIGQSVTLVLCRGYPLPYDPEDAANNTTTTTIISPLGIMEQRPVVVNGRTGYDNYLDYLSRTARFVADPPGADQGIAPLQQQLLAPHPGDTHLDGSLPPATGATPPDSVSVASSGATQGELLTLTMVKGPEGFGFTIADSAAGQRVKQVLEPQGCPGLCEGDLIVEINKQLVQGYDHAQVVELLKECGVGAETILVVQRGGAGHYSPWKSPKQVLEQWESQQTSPSAPVIPHNAPFPARHLHWASEASAKPDPFDLYEKSRAIYESRQPGQPRTVYPVDCSGADYQDMEVHLRRHKSGFGFRVLGGDEAGQPVSPEAREKILIGAIIEKSPADLDGRLRPGDELLFVDGIPVVGKPHRYVIDLMHGAARNGQVNLVVRRRLQAAGEPCPENGRSPGAVSTQHSSPRSDFTYANSTGSAQAPTGNAAAAPDRAPAADTQPSDVIINRKESEGFGFVIISSLNRPEAAAANAVPHKIGRIIEGSPADRCGRLKVGDRILAVNGQSIVSMPHTDIVKLIKDTGLGVTLRIVPQEEISNPPSAPTSEKQSPLAQQHSPKTQPGAAAASQPGPLATDPDRPGPPTHQSPATQPPAAPPPTHSHESRSEVKARQDVKPDIRQPPFTDYRQPPVDYRHPPVADYRQPPTLDYRHPPLLDYRQLAADTRQFTLPDYRMPPVQIATTLMAPDPRSSQLTQDFDFFTVELEKSAKGFGFSIRGGREYKMDLFVLRLAEDGPALRNGRMRVGDQIIEINGQSTQNMTHGRAIELIKSGGRRVRLLLKRGTGLVPEYDNAAPWDARPSASPAGLSEVAPPIDSLSMPPPSSHPAPDPPRLPPADFPRDPVAREGGTERSKSPRRAEPPRAASAKKEGGRSTRVGRRVQPPAEREVGREGPSGEPKPPRSTRGRSQERNTGGHRENAEPPGSSKLAHTNGNGVLGTQQQQQGDSELSRTRPREQEVGGGPGESRPGLPGKSGAAGRKATVSPGPWKIPGLDRLPGTLRAGTSTLSR